The proteins below are encoded in one region of Microbispora sp. NBC_01189:
- a CDS encoding SCO2524 family protein gives MRLQPRQQLLELWEAAARASYRDGAWAWGGRDGSNSISDAEQLLCFMYPASELPGFRLDTPNETGDDVLAALTVLGDSVEIPKLLLKVIGQYLRTYTAEDGRPIFSGGSYFRTQEDDAKVAPEQLQLDVVDSFSMSVTLALGTLGFLKVFRQSVRRQSIRGEIRELEDLAGKRLSAAMAGLLRSFTVNAFDPASPAGRALLRTVNQTGAPTRRVLDDLRRELRPVRAGLRDLTIGSGSQVDLDNENLLFECGWTWGIVKNAPAVVTPLDIGPQPEGVAADTPFLYFTVNALVGISDLFSPRTRVLSLLNDDQITLAEAIQRRWDLTQLYWRTIATYGRGTWPLEDIPWRTVDEKESDYYSLGVTAMVVQSLVNNRSADVDLDRVGAVLEELAIRARIIRRAVPGDPPVLMHSPGVPVNLHGSDALGPHLLWMVSDFAITLLKRTIWAASIAQNTRMRERLLTLADQIWRHILLRRHTGGPAAGLWDQPGNVFTGIEARDEEPSWYFSERVAEFLVAAATASGEPPLRSPQLVELAYQMLGEAEHLLDQEMVTRPLVAGQTIQPKLRTIQSALQRARTIISDRPATAQALINDALLDLERLAAARDSASEAI, from the coding sequence ATGAGACTCCAGCCGCGACAGCAGCTTCTGGAGCTGTGGGAGGCGGCCGCCCGTGCCTCCTACCGGGACGGCGCCTGGGCGTGGGGCGGCCGGGACGGGTCGAACTCCATCTCCGACGCCGAGCAGCTCCTGTGCTTCATGTACCCCGCCTCCGAGCTGCCGGGCTTCCGGCTGGACACGCCGAACGAGACCGGCGACGACGTGCTGGCCGCGCTCACCGTGCTCGGCGACTCCGTGGAGATCCCCAAGCTGCTGCTCAAGGTCATCGGCCAGTACCTGCGCACCTACACCGCCGAGGACGGGCGGCCGATCTTCTCCGGCGGCAGCTACTTCCGCACCCAGGAGGACGACGCCAAGGTCGCCCCGGAACAGCTCCAGCTCGACGTGGTCGACTCGTTCTCGATGTCGGTCACCCTCGCGCTCGGCACGCTCGGCTTCCTGAAGGTCTTCCGGCAGAGCGTGCGGCGCCAGTCCATCCGCGGCGAGATCCGCGAGCTGGAGGACCTGGCCGGCAAACGCCTCTCGGCCGCGATGGCGGGCCTGCTGCGCAGCTTCACGGTGAACGCTTTCGACCCCGCCTCCCCGGCGGGCCGCGCGCTGCTGCGCACGGTGAACCAGACCGGCGCGCCCACCCGCCGGGTCCTCGACGATCTGCGGCGCGAGCTGCGGCCGGTGCGGGCCGGCCTGCGCGACCTGACGATCGGCTCGGGCAGCCAGGTCGACCTCGACAACGAGAACCTGCTGTTCGAGTGCGGCTGGACGTGGGGCATCGTGAAGAACGCGCCCGCCGTCGTCACGCCGCTCGACATCGGCCCCCAGCCGGAGGGCGTCGCCGCCGACACGCCGTTCCTGTACTTCACCGTGAACGCCCTCGTCGGCATCTCCGACCTGTTCTCCCCGCGCACCAGAGTCCTGAGCCTGCTCAACGACGACCAGATCACGCTCGCCGAGGCCATCCAGCGCCGCTGGGACCTCACCCAGCTCTACTGGCGCACCATCGCGACGTACGGGCGGGGCACCTGGCCGCTGGAGGACATCCCCTGGCGGACGGTCGACGAGAAGGAGTCGGACTACTACAGCCTCGGCGTCACCGCCATGGTGGTGCAGAGCCTGGTGAACAACCGGTCGGCCGACGTCGACCTCGACCGGGTCGGCGCGGTGCTGGAGGAGCTGGCCATCCGCGCCAGGATCATCCGCAGGGCGGTGCCGGGCGACCCGCCGGTGCTCATGCACTCCCCCGGTGTTCCGGTCAACCTGCACGGCAGCGACGCGCTCGGCCCGCACCTCCTCTGGATGGTGTCCGACTTCGCCATCACGCTGCTGAAGCGGACGATCTGGGCCGCCAGCATCGCCCAGAACACCCGCATGCGGGAGCGCCTGCTCACGCTCGCCGACCAGATCTGGCGGCACATCCTGCTGCGCCGCCACACCGGCGGCCCGGCCGCCGGCCTGTGGGACCAGCCGGGCAACGTCTTCACCGGCATCGAGGCGCGGGACGAGGAGCCGTCCTGGTACTTCTCGGAACGGGTCGCCGAGTTCCTCGTCGCCGCGGCGACGGCCAGCGGGGAGCCGCCGCTGCGCAGCCCGCAGCTCGTCGAGCTGGCCTACCAGATGCTCGGGGAGGCCGAGCACCTGCTCGACCAGGAGATGGTCACCCGGCCGCTGGTGGCCGGGCAGACGATCCAGCCCAAGCTGCGCACGATCCAGTCCGCGCTCCAGCGGGCCAGGACGATCATCAGCGACCGGCCCGCGACGGCCCAGGCGCTGATCAACGACGCGCTGCTCGACCTCGAACGGCTGGCCGCCGCCCGCGACAGCGCGTCGGAGGCGATCTGA
- a CDS encoding SCO2523 family variant P-loop protein — MLVFAISDKGGTGRSVTGTNIAYRHALQGNDVCYLDFDFGSPTAGAIFSVSAVARGTRESGLHEYLRGDCPQPRRVDVWAESDREGLRTRPPGAGRLTLLPGSEGGGELSALSEEVVGRCVQLFGRLEEEFDLCMVDVSAGRSFTAELVLAATVRMPAVPFRWLVFHRWTRQHIIAADGLVTGTDGLFDVGTRFGHDPEVLRDRIRFVRTAVLEPDAAELVGLRDEQRAWLSACDSELRELAGRHGVGRTTMLGKVPLDPVLQWREQLITDEDVLASKIANVETAAAFDDLAKKIVDDNAWEGL; from the coding sequence GTGCTGGTCTTCGCGATCTCGGACAAGGGCGGGACCGGGCGCTCGGTCACCGGCACCAACATCGCCTACCGGCACGCCCTGCAGGGCAACGACGTCTGCTATCTCGACTTCGACTTCGGCTCCCCCACGGCCGGAGCGATCTTCAGCGTCAGCGCGGTCGCGCGCGGCACGCGGGAGAGCGGGCTGCACGAGTACCTGCGCGGCGACTGCCCGCAGCCGCGGCGGGTGGACGTGTGGGCCGAGTCCGACCGCGAGGGGCTGCGCACCCGCCCGCCCGGCGCGGGACGGCTCACGCTGCTGCCGGGCAGCGAGGGCGGCGGCGAGCTGTCCGCGCTCTCCGAGGAGGTCGTCGGGCGGTGCGTCCAGCTGTTCGGACGGCTGGAGGAGGAGTTCGACCTGTGCATGGTCGACGTCAGCGCCGGCCGGTCGTTCACCGCCGAGCTGGTCCTGGCGGCGACCGTGCGGATGCCCGCGGTCCCGTTCCGCTGGCTGGTCTTCCACCGCTGGACGCGCCAGCACATCATCGCGGCCGACGGGCTCGTCACCGGCACGGACGGGCTGTTCGACGTCGGCACCCGGTTCGGGCACGACCCGGAGGTCCTGCGCGACCGCATCCGCTTCGTGCGCACGGCCGTGCTGGAGCCGGACGCGGCGGAGCTGGTCGGCCTGCGCGACGAGCAGCGGGCATGGCTGAGCGCCTGCGACAGCGAGCTCCGCGAGCTCGCGGGCCGGCACGGCGTCGGCCGTACGACGATGCTGGGCAAGGTGCCGCTGGACCCGGTGCTCCAGTGGCGCGAGCAGCTCATCACCGACGAGGACGTGCTCGCCAGCAAGATCGCCAACGTCGAGACCGCCGCCGCGTTCGACGATCTCGCCAAGAAGATCGTCGACGACAACGCGTGGGAGGGTCTGTGA
- a CDS encoding SCO2522 family protein — protein MTPVHATFGEVAAERRIASVPLSHVSVELGHLYMEDFEAGPARLREQFRRVAPWLATIRSVWRERVPGGRARVSTCFLVDDYFSRFSTPAELVPMILEAAAEHDLTIDYLARESACAQFEDGRSGAVEPARLVEDRLVDDPPPETDGSRPPVKETGWLCNGSRSPLTTPMQAMGKARPWEPPTQNAKRGHSIFVDVELWDEREARRTWSCPFLAAVWQLLRLGLLRDEGRVPLPPVPLEGGWPGDWDRLPAVVRINPQAAPFSAYTTLSVLSPRFLPVELAVRTILSQVAVDDEVLRQVAARSESEGVRLEEELVDRVSYVFT, from the coding sequence GTGACGCCGGTGCACGCGACGTTCGGCGAGGTGGCGGCCGAGCGCAGGATCGCCTCCGTCCCCCTCTCGCACGTGTCCGTCGAGCTCGGGCACCTCTACATGGAGGACTTCGAGGCGGGCCCGGCCCGGTTACGCGAGCAGTTCCGCAGGGTCGCGCCGTGGCTCGCCACCATCCGCTCGGTGTGGCGGGAGCGGGTGCCCGGGGGCCGGGCCCGGGTGAGCACCTGCTTCCTCGTCGACGACTACTTCAGCCGGTTCAGCACGCCGGCCGAGCTGGTCCCGATGATCCTGGAGGCGGCGGCCGAGCACGACCTGACCATCGACTATCTGGCCCGAGAGTCGGCGTGCGCGCAGTTCGAGGACGGGCGGTCCGGAGCCGTGGAGCCGGCCCGGCTGGTCGAGGACCGCCTGGTCGACGATCCGCCGCCGGAGACCGACGGGTCCCGCCCGCCGGTGAAGGAGACGGGCTGGCTGTGCAACGGCTCCCGCTCGCCCCTCACCACCCCGATGCAGGCGATGGGAAAGGCCCGGCCCTGGGAGCCCCCCACCCAGAACGCCAAGCGCGGCCACTCGATCTTCGTGGACGTGGAGCTGTGGGACGAGAGGGAGGCCCGGCGCACCTGGTCGTGCCCCTTCCTCGCCGCCGTCTGGCAGCTCCTGCGGCTCGGCCTGCTGCGCGACGAGGGCCGGGTGCCGCTGCCCCCGGTGCCCCTGGAGGGAGGCTGGCCCGGCGACTGGGACCGGCTGCCCGCCGTGGTCCGGATCAACCCCCAGGCCGCGCCGTTCAGCGCGTACACCACGCTTTCCGTCCTCTCCCCCCGGTTCCTGCCCGTCGAGCTGGCCGTACGGACGATCCTCAGCCAGGTCGCGGTGGACGACGAGGTCCTGCGGCAGGTCGCGGCCCGGAGTGAGAGCGAAGGAGTCCGGCTCGAAGAGGAGCTCGTCGACCGCGTCTCCTACGTCTTCACCTGA
- a CDS encoding SCO2521 family protein, whose translation MLVMGEVHTGLLQNSGEISEPACRQVLGLMTGETVRVSRRPIVHALSPERLTGVDCVLPAASGSRIRGVGTVVSRCAVTGGRVAQGSSYVRVTRSETDRRLSWSHYLARPGVVEVLGKARAADIAEGFTGDGAPRGHGCLDLTAVTGRFLDLVQTSPLLNRRAPFRMPRTILRWVAETGDPSIGFTLHTEQERSLRLTHPGPFTPAVVDLCEDLAMHDWLLTSLLVVVERARVGATPAAEVAARLSPAVDHLLHLWMPAARVEERLTPFWESLERRPGFSRQWRSLVDRVRDQVAVHTLALLSANAETGGR comes from the coding sequence ATGCTGGTGATGGGGGAGGTCCACACCGGGCTGCTGCAGAACTCCGGGGAGATCTCCGAGCCGGCGTGCCGGCAGGTGCTCGGGCTGATGACCGGGGAGACCGTGCGGGTGTCCCGCCGCCCCATCGTCCACGCGCTGTCGCCCGAGCGGCTGACCGGAGTGGACTGCGTGCTGCCCGCCGCCTCCGGCTCGCGGATCAGGGGCGTCGGCACCGTCGTGTCCCGCTGCGCGGTGACCGGGGGCCGGGTGGCCCAGGGCTCGTCGTACGTCCGGGTGACGCGCTCGGAGACCGATCGGCGGCTGTCCTGGTCGCACTACCTGGCCCGGCCGGGCGTCGTCGAGGTCCTGGGCAAGGCCAGGGCGGCCGACATCGCCGAGGGGTTCACCGGCGACGGCGCCCCGCGCGGCCACGGCTGCCTCGACTTGACGGCGGTCACCGGCCGCTTTCTCGACCTCGTCCAGACGTCCCCGCTGCTGAACCGGCGGGCGCCCTTCCGGATGCCGCGGACGATCCTGCGCTGGGTGGCGGAGACCGGCGACCCGTCGATCGGCTTCACCCTGCACACCGAGCAGGAGCGCTCGCTGCGCCTGACGCATCCCGGCCCCTTCACGCCCGCCGTGGTGGACCTGTGCGAGGACCTGGCGATGCACGACTGGCTGCTCACCTCGCTGCTGGTCGTCGTCGAGCGGGCGCGCGTCGGCGCGACCCCGGCGGCCGAGGTGGCGGCCCGGCTGTCGCCCGCCGTCGATCACCTGCTGCACCTGTGGATGCCCGCCGCCCGGGTCGAGGAGCGGCTGACGCCGTTCTGGGAGAGCCTGGAGCGGCGGCCGGGATTCAGCCGCCAGTGGCGGTCGCTGGTCGACCGTGTCCGCGACCAGGTGGCGGTGCACACCCTCGCCCTGCTCAGCGCGAACGCCGAAACCGGAGGGAGGTGA
- a CDS encoding NAD(P)/FAD-dependent oxidoreductase, with translation MPGSCDVVIIGGGVIGCAIAHRLAARGTKVAVVDSGPRLGLGASDAAMGGILTQTEPSCLGPLSVVIKRSRDIYPRWLEEVGTASGLAVPVLEGGDIQVALDEAEMERLESEVLPAWKNSPFPVERLTAADARDLEPLLSDRVVGGFLLPQELALDPRVLMASLGRAVLGHPGIQVHSQAHATALRSTPGGVEVDLHDGRRLRAETAVVAAGHLSGVFLPRLREHLFPIKGVAFDLRPPGATTYPLRHHVFAEFTDGEREYFPYLVPRHDGRVAAGVSYEENVGDVTVTAEAIEEIRQGVATLMPEAATWPVGRRWAGLRPGSADHRPVLGQVDDHGRVVAATGHTGLGVTLAPVTAELVTALVMGEVGAPERELLDVCRPDRPFPPAPLPPAPLAPTPPASPPPTAR, from the coding sequence GTGCCTGGAAGCTGCGACGTCGTGATCATCGGTGGTGGAGTGATCGGCTGTGCGATCGCGCACCGGCTCGCCGCGCGGGGCACGAAGGTCGCGGTCGTCGACTCGGGGCCGCGGCTCGGGCTCGGCGCCTCCGACGCGGCCATGGGCGGCATCCTGACCCAGACGGAGCCGTCCTGCCTCGGCCCGCTCAGCGTCGTCATCAAGCGCAGCCGGGACATCTATCCCCGGTGGCTGGAGGAGGTCGGAACCGCCTCAGGCCTCGCGGTCCCGGTGCTGGAGGGCGGAGACATCCAGGTAGCCCTCGACGAGGCCGAGATGGAGCGCCTCGAGTCCGAGGTCCTGCCCGCGTGGAAGAACTCGCCGTTCCCGGTGGAGCGCCTGACCGCCGCCGACGCCAGAGACCTGGAGCCCCTGCTGAGCGATCGGGTGGTCGGGGGGTTCCTGCTGCCGCAGGAGCTCGCCCTCGACCCCCGCGTGCTGATGGCCTCGCTGGGCCGCGCGGTGCTGGGGCACCCGGGGATCCAGGTGCACAGCCAGGCGCACGCCACCGCCCTGCGCTCCACGCCGGGCGGCGTCGAGGTGGACCTGCACGACGGCCGCCGTCTCCGCGCGGAGACGGCGGTGGTCGCCGCCGGCCACCTGAGCGGGGTTTTCCTGCCCCGTCTCCGCGAGCACCTGTTTCCGATCAAGGGAGTCGCGTTCGACCTGCGGCCTCCCGGCGCCACCACATACCCCCTGCGCCACCACGTCTTCGCGGAGTTCACCGACGGTGAGCGGGAGTACTTCCCCTACCTCGTGCCGCGGCACGACGGCCGGGTGGCCGCGGGCGTCAGCTACGAGGAGAACGTCGGTGACGTGACGGTGACCGCCGAGGCGATCGAGGAGATCCGGCAGGGCGTCGCCACCCTCATGCCGGAGGCGGCGACCTGGCCGGTCGGCAGGCGCTGGGCCGGCCTGCGGCCCGGCAGCGCCGACCACAGGCCCGTCCTCGGCCAGGTGGACGACCACGGCAGGGTCGTCGCCGCCACCGGCCACACCGGCCTCGGCGTCACCCTCGCCCCCGTCACGGCCGAGCTGGTGACGGCACTGGTCATGGGGGAGGTGGGCGCGCCGGAGCGGGAACTGCTCGACGTGTGCCGGCCCGACCGTCCCTTCCCGCCCGCGCCGCTCCCGCCCGCGCCACTGGCGCCTACGCCGCCGGCGTCGCCGCCTCCCACAGCTCGCTGA
- a CDS encoding glycoside hydrolase family 5 protein has translation MTLLRVSGSRLVDETGDTVRLRGVGLGGWLNMENFITGYSANESSMRAAVRGVLGEERYEMFFDRFLTSFFTEADADLLRDMGVNCVRIPVNYRHFESDDRPFEIVERGFRHLDRVVTMLGERGVYSVIDLHALPGAQNQHWHSDNPTHVASFWQHRHFQDRAVHLWEAVADHYKDNPWVAGYNPVNEPGDSSGQVVGPFYDRLVKALRAVDPAHVLFLDGNTYSTDFSVFREVYENTVFVCHDYALAGFAHGGPYPGYTRGEWCDREELERAFARRTAFQRETGTPIWVGEFGPVYTGDPAVDEQRYRILSDQLEIFDANEAGWSIWTYKDVGLQGLVCAGGTYMERFGPFIAKKKRLGADRWGSTMEETANELAPLHRVIDTEFPSWNPYPWGARYQTDDLIRHILIAQALLPEYAELFGGLDDGELVALADSFALSECTRREPLIRLLTANLSAP, from the coding sequence ATGACGCTGCTGCGCGTGTCCGGATCCCGGCTGGTGGACGAGACGGGTGACACGGTCCGGCTCCGGGGGGTCGGCCTGGGCGGCTGGCTCAACATGGAGAACTTCATCACCGGCTACTCGGCCAACGAGTCCTCGATGCGCGCGGCGGTCCGCGGGGTGCTCGGCGAGGAACGCTACGAGATGTTCTTCGACCGCTTCCTGACCTCGTTCTTCACCGAGGCCGACGCCGACCTCCTGCGCGACATGGGCGTCAACTGCGTCCGGATTCCGGTGAACTACCGTCACTTCGAGTCGGACGACCGGCCGTTCGAGATCGTCGAGCGAGGATTCCGCCACCTCGACCGGGTCGTCACGATGCTCGGCGAGCGCGGTGTCTACAGCGTCATCGACCTCCACGCGCTTCCCGGGGCGCAGAACCAGCACTGGCACTCCGACAATCCCACCCATGTCGCCTCATTCTGGCAGCACCGGCACTTCCAGGACCGGGCGGTCCACCTGTGGGAGGCGGTGGCCGACCACTACAAGGACAATCCGTGGGTGGCCGGCTACAACCCGGTCAACGAGCCGGGCGACTCCAGCGGCCAGGTGGTCGGCCCCTTCTACGACCGGCTGGTCAAGGCGCTGCGCGCCGTCGACCCCGCCCACGTGCTGTTCCTGGACGGCAACACCTACTCGACCGACTTCTCGGTGTTCCGCGAGGTGTACGAGAACACGGTGTTCGTCTGCCACGACTACGCCCTGGCCGGCTTCGCCCACGGAGGGCCGTACCCCGGCTACACCCGGGGCGAGTGGTGCGACCGCGAGGAGCTGGAGCGCGCCTTCGCCCGCCGCACCGCGTTCCAGCGTGAGACGGGCACCCCGATCTGGGTGGGCGAGTTCGGGCCCGTCTACACCGGCGACCCCGCGGTGGACGAGCAGCGCTACCGGATCCTGAGCGACCAGCTGGAGATCTTCGACGCCAACGAGGCCGGCTGGTCGATCTGGACCTACAAGGACGTCGGCCTGCAGGGCCTCGTCTGCGCCGGCGGGACGTACATGGAGCGGTTCGGGCCCTTCATCGCGAAGAAGAAGCGCCTTGGCGCCGACCGGTGGGGCTCCACGATGGAGGAGACGGCCAACGAGCTCGCGCCGCTGCACCGCGTGATCGACACCGAGTTCCCCTCCTGGAACCCCTACCCCTGGGGCGCCCGCTACCAGACCGACGATCTCATCCGCCACATTCTGATCGCGCAGGCGCTGCTGCCCGAGTACGCCGAACTGTTCGGCGGGCTGGACGACGGCGAACTGGTCGCGCTCGCCGACTCCTTCGCCCTGTCCGAGTGCACCAGGCGGGAACCACTGATCCGGCTGCTGACCGCGAACCTGTCCGCACCCTAG
- a CDS encoding LacI family DNA-binding transcriptional regulator: MPVKRRVTIAQIAEEAGVSVPTVSKVINGRPEVAPETRQRVERLLQKHGYQRRTGQGDGPVGLLDLVFAEIESPWAMELVRGAEQAAHEAAASVVISVLHTHAGPGRDWLERIAARRTDGVIIVSSRLSVRQQGQLSARSIPFVVVDPEGEPPPGVASVGATNWHGGLAATRHLLDLGHTRIGMIGGPPDMLCSRARIDGYRAALETAGVSIDPELIRYGDFLVNSGHDHGHSLLSLDTPPTAIFAGSDMQAFGVFEAARQRGLRVPEDLSVVGFDDLPLSSSAWPPLTTVRQPLEEMAALAARMVLAMGRGENTEARRVELSTDLVIRESTARPR, from the coding sequence ATGCCAGTGAAAAGGCGGGTGACCATCGCCCAGATAGCGGAGGAGGCCGGGGTCTCCGTTCCGACCGTGTCCAAGGTGATCAACGGCCGCCCCGAGGTGGCGCCGGAGACCCGCCAGCGGGTGGAGCGCCTCCTGCAGAAGCACGGCTACCAGCGCAGGACCGGGCAGGGCGACGGCCCCGTCGGTCTGCTCGACCTGGTGTTCGCCGAGATCGAGAGCCCGTGGGCCATGGAGCTGGTGCGGGGGGCCGAACAGGCCGCGCACGAGGCGGCGGCGAGCGTGGTGATCTCGGTGCTGCACACGCACGCGGGTCCCGGGCGCGACTGGCTGGAGCGCATCGCGGCACGGCGGACCGACGGCGTCATCATCGTCAGCTCACGCCTGTCCGTGCGTCAGCAGGGCCAGCTCAGCGCGCGTTCGATCCCGTTCGTCGTCGTCGACCCCGAGGGCGAGCCGCCGCCGGGGGTGGCGTCGGTCGGCGCGACCAACTGGCACGGCGGCCTGGCGGCCACGCGTCACCTCCTCGACCTCGGCCACACCCGGATCGGCATGATCGGCGGCCCGCCCGACATGCTCTGCAGCCGGGCCAGGATCGACGGCTACCGGGCGGCGCTCGAGACCGCGGGGGTGTCCATCGACCCGGAGCTCATCCGGTACGGCGACTTCCTGGTCAACTCGGGCCACGACCACGGCCACTCGCTGCTCTCGCTGGACACTCCCCCGACGGCCATCTTCGCGGGCAGCGACATGCAGGCGTTCGGCGTGTTCGAGGCCGCGCGTCAGCGCGGCCTGCGGGTGCCGGAGGACCTCAGCGTGGTCGGCTTCGACGACCTGCCGCTGTCCAGTTCCGCGTGGCCGCCGCTGACCACCGTACGCCAGCCTCTGGAGGAGATGGCGGCGCTCGCCGCGCGGATGGTGCTGGCCATGGGCCGCGGCGAGAACACCGAGGCCCGCAGGGTCGAGCTGTCCACCGATCTGGTGATCAGGGAGAGCACCGCCAGGCCGCGATGA
- a CDS encoding GNAT family N-acetyltransferase, which produces MPQATLRTDRIELVPLADEHLEDEIELDADPEVMRYLTGRARDRAEVEVLHRRRLAAAERVDGLGFWAGLVDGRFAGWWILEPPTRADQGPAEGQAELGYRLLRRHWRQGLASEGARELLRHAFEDLRLSRVFAETMAVNTASRATMRAIGMRHVRTFHPDWEEPLPGSHLGEVEYAITRERWLASRADGA; this is translated from the coding sequence ATGCCCCAGGCGACCTTGCGTACCGACCGGATCGAGCTTGTCCCGCTGGCCGACGAACACCTCGAAGACGAGATCGAGCTGGACGCCGACCCCGAGGTCATGCGGTACCTCACGGGCCGTGCCCGCGACCGTGCGGAGGTCGAGGTCCTCCATCGCCGGAGGCTCGCCGCCGCGGAGCGCGTCGACGGGCTGGGCTTCTGGGCCGGTCTCGTCGACGGGCGGTTCGCCGGCTGGTGGATCCTGGAGCCCCCCACCCGCGCCGACCAGGGCCCGGCCGAAGGGCAGGCCGAACTCGGCTACCGGCTCCTGCGCCGCCACTGGCGGCAGGGGCTGGCCAGTGAGGGAGCCCGCGAACTTCTGCGGCACGCCTTCGAGGACCTGCGGCTGTCCCGCGTCTTCGCCGAGACGATGGCGGTCAACACCGCCTCCCGCGCGACGATGCGCGCGATCGGCATGCGGCACGTCCGCACGTTCCACCCGGACTGGGAGGAACCTCTCCCCGGCAGTCATCTCGGGGAAGTCGAGTACGCGATCACCCGGGAGCGGTGGCTCGCCTCCCGGGCGGACGGAGCGTAG